A genomic stretch from Kribbella amoyensis includes:
- a CDS encoding PIG-L deacetylase family protein, whose translation MTVPEANPRPDHEIERVLAVVAHPDDIDFGGAGTVAAWTKAGIEVHYCIVTDGQAGGFEPDRDRAEMPAVRRAEQTEAAGHVGVDHLHFLGYVDGTVEPTQDLVRDIVRVIRQVRPQRLLSQSPDRFWSRLRVSHPDHLAAGEATVRAFYPAAGNPFAFPELTEDAWDIGELWMMEHPEPNHYVDITETFDQKIAAVLSHTSQHPDPEALPRMIAGWTQQNAEKAGFPAGHRAEPFTVIRL comes from the coding sequence GTGACAGTGCCTGAGGCGAATCCGCGACCGGACCACGAGATCGAGCGCGTCCTGGCCGTGGTCGCGCATCCCGACGACATCGACTTCGGCGGCGCCGGGACGGTCGCGGCCTGGACGAAGGCCGGGATCGAGGTGCACTACTGCATCGTCACGGACGGTCAGGCCGGCGGGTTCGAGCCGGACCGGGACCGCGCCGAGATGCCGGCCGTCCGCCGGGCCGAGCAGACCGAGGCGGCCGGGCACGTCGGCGTCGACCACCTGCATTTCCTCGGCTACGTGGACGGGACCGTCGAGCCGACCCAGGACCTGGTCCGCGACATCGTCCGGGTGATCCGGCAGGTCCGGCCGCAGCGGTTGCTCAGCCAGTCGCCGGACCGGTTCTGGTCCCGCCTGCGGGTCTCGCACCCCGACCACCTGGCCGCTGGTGAGGCGACGGTGCGCGCCTTCTACCCGGCGGCGGGGAACCCGTTCGCCTTCCCCGAGCTGACCGAGGACGCCTGGGACATCGGCGAACTGTGGATGATGGAACACCCCGAACCGAACCACTACGTCGACATCACCGAGACCTTCGACCAGAAGATCGCGGCCGTCCTCTCCCACACGTCCCAGCACCCCGATCCCGAGGCGCTGCCGCGGATGATCGCTGGCTGGACTCAGCAGAACGCCGAGAAGGCGGGGTTCCCGGCTGGCCATCGCGCCGAGCCGTTCACGGTCATCCGGCTCTGA
- a CDS encoding ClpP family protease, protein MADENKMPLFTEQARLQLLRRRVVVLDGQLTDDNGTLLATQIMTLAAEDPDTDVALWIHSIGGSVPSMLAIRDVMRLVPCDVATVALGLACSAGQFLLSAGTPGKRYALPHARVLMHQGSAGIGGSAVEIEIQANDLRHIRDTVLGLTAADTGQPVETVHEDSRHDHWYTAREALEYGFIDHVVDSFDQVMPVQYRGQEAEATR, encoded by the coding sequence ATGGCTGATGAGAACAAGATGCCCCTGTTCACCGAACAGGCACGGTTGCAGTTGCTGCGACGGCGGGTCGTGGTGCTGGACGGGCAGCTGACCGACGACAACGGGACGCTGCTCGCCACCCAGATCATGACGCTCGCGGCCGAAGACCCCGACACCGACGTGGCGCTGTGGATCCACTCGATCGGCGGCTCCGTTCCGTCCATGCTGGCCATCCGCGACGTGATGCGGCTGGTCCCGTGCGACGTGGCGACCGTCGCGCTCGGGCTCGCCTGCAGCGCCGGCCAGTTCCTGTTGTCCGCGGGCACGCCCGGCAAGCGGTACGCCCTGCCGCACGCCCGGGTCCTGATGCACCAGGGGTCCGCGGGGATCGGCGGGTCCGCGGTCGAGATCGAGATCCAGGCGAACGACCTGCGGCACATCCGCGACACCGTGCTCGGGCTGACCGCGGCCGACACCGGTCAGCCGGTCGAGACCGTGCACGAGGACTCGCGGCACGACCACTGGTACACCGCGCGGGAGGCGCTCGAATACGGGTTCATCGATCATGTCGTGGACTCGTTCGACCAGGTGATGCCGGTCCAGTACCGCGGTCAGGAAGCGGAGGCGACCCGATGA
- a CDS encoding ClpP family protease — translation MSSYTIPNVITQHPRGERIMDVYSHLLSERIIYLGTAIDAGVANALIAQLLHLEAEDPEKEINLYINCEGGDMTAMLAIYDTLQFIRSPIATFCVGQAIAAGAVLLAAGEPGRRAILPHARVVLHQPAARSQGTIPDLILQADEVVRVRSQVESILSAHTGQTIEKLRHDTDRDHVLTAVSAQEYGLVDEVIRHRFTPELLRASASA, via the coding sequence ATGAGCAGCTACACGATCCCCAACGTCATCACCCAGCACCCGCGCGGCGAGCGGATCATGGACGTCTACTCGCACCTGTTGTCCGAGCGCATCATCTACCTCGGTACCGCCATCGACGCCGGCGTCGCGAACGCGCTGATCGCGCAGTTGCTGCACCTGGAGGCGGAGGATCCGGAGAAGGAGATCAACCTCTACATCAACTGCGAGGGCGGCGACATGACCGCGATGCTCGCGATCTACGACACCCTGCAGTTCATCCGGTCCCCCATCGCGACGTTCTGCGTGGGCCAGGCGATCGCGGCAGGCGCGGTGTTGCTCGCGGCCGGTGAGCCGGGGCGTCGCGCGATCCTGCCGCACGCCCGGGTGGTCCTGCACCAGCCCGCGGCGCGTAGTCAGGGGACGATCCCGGACCTGATCCTGCAGGCAGACGAGGTGGTCCGGGTTCGGAGTCAGGTGGAGTCGATCTTGTCCGCGCACACCGGGCAGACGATCGAGAAGCTGCGGCACGACACGGACCGCGATCACGTCCTGACGGCGGTGTCGGCGCAGGAGTACGGGCTGGTGGACGAGGTGATCCGGCACCGCTTCACGCCGGAGCTCCTGCGGGCTTCGGCTTCTGCTTGA
- the pcrA gene encoding DNA helicase PcrA — protein sequence MTTLFSPDELPVPLEESKPHRADPESLLEGLNPQQRAAVVHAGKPLLVVAGAGSGKTRVLTRRIAYLLAARDAHPGSILAITFTNKAAAEMRERVVDLVGPRAKLMWVSTFHSSCVRILRRDIKRFGINSTFSIYDDTDSRRLMTLVCRELDLDVKRYNPRAVLNWISTQKNELIDHETAAAQTSNHLEETYAECYRIYQERLAQANALDFDDLLMTTVNLLQAFPEVREYYRRRFRHVMVDEYQDTNHAQYTLIRELCGEDEPGFNGPTAPPAELMVVGDSDQSIYAFRGATIRNILAFEEDFTGAETILLEQNYRSTQTILTAANAVISRNEGRKAKNLWSDQGQGEQIAVYVADNEHDEAQYVADEIDRLTDSDGVKPADVAVFYRTNAQSRVFEEVFIRTGHPYKVVGGVRFYERKEVRDALAYLRILVNPEDTVSLRRILNVPKRGIGDRAEAAIEALAARDRISFAQALRRAQDAPAMASRSVNAVQGFIDILDDLIAMVDSGAPPDDILDAALHRTEYYEELQKSPDPQDETRLENLDEFVSVAREFVEERTAAGEPADLQAFLERISLVADADQIPDAAEDGGVVTLMTLHTAKGLEFPVVFLTGMEDGVFPHSRSLTDLKELEEERRLAYVGITRARQRLSISRAAVRSAYGAPQHNPPSRFLEEIPAELLDWRRDESAITRWSGTGVRGSGISSRYEPPRKTASDKPILSLSPGDRVVHDSFGMGTVVVTRGEGQQTQADIDFGSEGVKRLLLRYAPVEKI from the coding sequence ATGACTACGCTGTTCTCGCCTGACGAGCTCCCGGTGCCGCTGGAGGAGTCCAAGCCCCATCGCGCCGATCCGGAATCGCTGCTCGAGGGACTGAACCCGCAGCAGCGGGCCGCTGTCGTGCACGCGGGCAAGCCGCTGCTGGTGGTGGCCGGGGCCGGGTCGGGGAAGACACGGGTGCTGACGCGCCGGATCGCGTACCTGCTGGCCGCGCGCGACGCGCATCCCGGGTCGATCCTGGCGATCACGTTCACCAACAAGGCGGCCGCGGAGATGCGGGAACGCGTCGTCGACCTGGTCGGGCCGCGGGCGAAGCTGATGTGGGTGTCGACCTTCCACTCCTCGTGTGTGCGGATCCTGCGCCGCGACATCAAGCGGTTCGGGATCAACTCGACGTTCTCGATCTACGACGACACCGACTCGCGCCGGCTGATGACACTGGTCTGCCGCGAGCTCGACCTGGACGTCAAGCGGTACAACCCGCGCGCCGTGCTGAACTGGATCAGCACCCAGAAGAACGAGCTGATCGACCACGAGACCGCGGCCGCGCAGACGTCGAACCACCTGGAGGAGACGTACGCGGAGTGCTACCGCATCTACCAGGAGCGGCTGGCGCAGGCGAACGCGCTCGACTTCGACGACCTACTCATGACCACGGTCAACCTGCTACAGGCGTTCCCGGAGGTCCGTGAGTACTACCGGCGCCGGTTCCGCCACGTGATGGTCGACGAGTACCAGGACACCAACCACGCCCAGTACACGCTGATCCGCGAGCTCTGCGGCGAGGACGAGCCCGGGTTCAACGGCCCGACCGCGCCGCCGGCCGAGCTGATGGTGGTGGGCGACTCAGACCAGTCGATCTACGCGTTCCGCGGGGCGACGATCCGCAACATCCTCGCCTTCGAGGAGGACTTCACCGGCGCCGAGACGATCCTGCTGGAGCAGAACTACCGCTCCACCCAGACCATCCTCACCGCGGCGAACGCGGTGATCAGCCGCAACGAGGGCCGCAAGGCGAAGAACCTGTGGTCCGACCAGGGCCAGGGCGAGCAGATCGCGGTGTACGTCGCCGACAACGAGCACGACGAGGCGCAGTACGTCGCGGACGAGATCGACCGGCTCACCGACTCGGACGGGGTCAAGCCGGCCGACGTCGCGGTGTTCTACCGGACCAACGCGCAGTCCCGGGTGTTCGAGGAAGTGTTCATCCGCACCGGCCACCCGTACAAGGTGGTCGGCGGCGTCCGGTTCTACGAGCGCAAGGAGGTCCGCGACGCCCTCGCGTACCTGCGCATCCTGGTGAATCCCGAGGACACCGTCTCGCTGCGCCGCATCCTCAACGTCCCCAAACGCGGCATCGGTGACCGGGCCGAAGCCGCGATCGAGGCCCTCGCCGCCCGGGACCGGATCTCCTTCGCCCAGGCGCTCCGCCGGGCCCAGGACGCGCCCGCGATGGCGAGCCGCTCGGTCAACGCGGTCCAGGGATTCATCGACATCCTCGACGACCTGATCGCGATGGTCGACTCGGGTGCCCCGCCGGACGACATCCTGGACGCCGCCCTGCACCGCACCGAGTACTACGAGGAACTGCAGAAGTCCCCGGATCCCCAGGACGAGACCCGCCTGGAGAACCTGGACGAGTTCGTCTCCGTCGCCCGTGAGTTCGTCGAGGAACGCACCGCCGCCGGCGAACCGGCCGACCTGCAAGCCTTCCTCGAACGCATCTCCCTGGTCGCCGACGCCGACCAGATCCCCGACGCGGCCGAGGACGGCGGCGTGGTCACGCTGATGACGCTCCACACCGCGAAGGGCCTGGAGTTCCCGGTCGTCTTCCTGACCGGCATGGAGGACGGGGTGTTCCCGCATTCCCGTTCCCTGACTGACCTGAAGGAGCTGGAGGAGGAACGGCGCCTCGCGTACGTGGGGATCACCCGGGCCCGGCAGCGTCTCTCGATCTCGCGAGCCGCGGTCCGCTCGGCGTACGGCGCACCTCAGCACAATCCGCCGTCTCGCTTCCTCGAAGAGATTCCGGCGGAGTTGCTGGACTGGCGGCGGGACGAGTCGGCGATCACGCGGTGGTCGGGGACCGGGGTTCGCGGCAGTGGGATCTCCAGTCGGTACGAGCCGCCGCGGAAGACGGCCTCGGACAAGCCGATTCTGAGTCTCAGCCCTGGGGATCGGGTGGTGCATGACAGCTTCGGGATGGGGACGGTTGTCGTGACCCGGGGCGAGGGACAGCAGACCCAGGCGGACATCGACTTCGGGTCCGAGGGCGTGAAGCGGCTGCTGCTCAGGTACGCACCGGTGGAGAAGATCTAG
- a CDS encoding alpha/beta fold hydrolase, giving the protein MTIRHWVAGNGPAVLLVHAGVADSRMWARQVADLQVDHQVITVDLRGYGETPLEVGAEYSDAGDLLELLDSLGLDQVAVVGASYGGHVVLQAASRSPERFSRVVLLAPPVDGVEPTEDIRAFWSAENELFETGDVVGATALNVRTWLGPEVDDEARELLRVMQQRAFELQLAAGDVDNEEYPVDPSVITMPVKLFVGAHDFRFFVDGAAALAEALPDVDHVVLPWAGHLPTLERPTEGVTLIRQALTI; this is encoded by the coding sequence ATGACGATCAGACATTGGGTAGCGGGCAACGGCCCCGCAGTACTGCTGGTACACGCCGGGGTCGCGGACTCGCGCATGTGGGCTCGCCAGGTCGCAGACCTCCAGGTGGACCACCAGGTGATCACCGTCGACCTGCGCGGGTACGGCGAAACGCCGCTCGAGGTGGGCGCGGAGTACTCGGATGCGGGTGATCTGTTGGAGTTGCTCGACTCGCTGGGGCTCGACCAGGTGGCCGTGGTCGGCGCGTCGTACGGGGGTCACGTGGTCCTTCAGGCGGCGAGCCGGAGTCCCGAGCGGTTCAGCCGAGTCGTCCTGCTCGCGCCTCCGGTGGACGGGGTGGAGCCGACCGAGGACATCCGTGCCTTCTGGTCCGCGGAGAACGAACTGTTCGAGACCGGTGATGTGGTGGGCGCGACCGCGTTGAACGTGCGGACCTGGCTCGGCCCGGAAGTCGACGACGAGGCTCGCGAGCTCCTGCGCGTCATGCAGCAACGCGCCTTCGAACTCCAACTGGCCGCAGGCGACGTGGACAACGAGGAGTACCCGGTCGACCCGTCCGTGATCACGATGCCGGTCAAGCTTTTCGTAGGAGCGCACGACTTCCGCTTCTTCGTGGATGGCGCGGCCGCCCTGGCCGAGGCGCTTCCCGACGTCGACCATGTGGTACTCCCCTGGGCCGGCCACCTCCCCACCCTCGAACGCCCCACCGAAGGCGTCACCCTCATCCGCCAAGCCCTCACCATCTGA
- a CDS encoding sulfatase-like hydrolase/transferase: MSTAPNIVVVYADDLGYGDLGCYGGEAGVSPHLDALAESGVRATSWYSNAPVCSPSRAALLTGRHPVNTGVTQILGGARRTTGLPTEQTTVASMLREHGYATGLFGKWHLGVAPEYRPRAHGFDRFFGILAGCVDYYSHIFYWGQAGGTNPVHDLWDDDEEVWHNGEYLTSLITERAVEFIEQQQDRPFFCYVPYNAPHYPMHAPPEYLERFAHLSPDRQTMAAMIAAMDDGVGEILAALDRTGQRENTIVVFSSDNGPSTETRNWLDGTEDRYYGGTAGGFRGHKGSLFEGGIREPFLISYPAALPAGVVCDGPAQMSDVVPTVLALAGLPAASTVDGQDVSAMLRGESEAPSRPLYWSHADQLAVREGDWKLVLNPWLDFDRQLDTKVHLANLAEDPSESVDLTAAEPELADRLATGVREWYAGLRAGPGSD, from the coding sequence GTGAGCACGGCACCGAACATCGTGGTCGTCTACGCGGACGACCTGGGGTACGGCGATCTCGGCTGTTACGGCGGTGAGGCCGGGGTCAGTCCGCATCTCGACGCCCTAGCGGAGAGCGGGGTGCGGGCGACGTCGTGGTACTCGAATGCCCCGGTCTGTTCGCCGTCCCGCGCGGCCCTGCTGACCGGGCGGCACCCCGTGAACACCGGGGTCACGCAGATCCTCGGCGGCGCACGGCGTACCACCGGGCTGCCGACGGAGCAGACCACGGTGGCCTCGATGCTGCGCGAGCACGGGTACGCGACCGGGTTGTTCGGCAAGTGGCACCTCGGGGTCGCGCCGGAGTACCGGCCTCGCGCGCACGGGTTCGACCGGTTCTTCGGGATCCTGGCCGGCTGTGTCGACTACTACTCGCACATCTTCTACTGGGGCCAGGCGGGCGGGACGAATCCGGTGCACGACCTCTGGGACGACGACGAGGAGGTCTGGCACAACGGTGAGTACCTGACCAGCCTGATCACCGAGCGCGCGGTCGAGTTCATCGAGCAGCAGCAGGACCGGCCGTTCTTCTGCTACGTCCCCTACAACGCGCCGCACTACCCGATGCACGCGCCGCCCGAGTACCTGGAGCGGTTCGCGCACCTGAGCCCGGACCGGCAGACGATGGCGGCGATGATCGCGGCGATGGACGACGGCGTCGGCGAGATCCTCGCGGCGCTCGATCGGACCGGGCAGCGGGAGAACACGATCGTCGTCTTCTCCAGCGACAACGGCCCGTCCACCGAGACCCGCAACTGGCTCGACGGCACCGAGGACCGCTACTACGGCGGGACGGCCGGCGGCTTCCGTGGACACAAGGGAAGCCTGTTCGAAGGGGGGATCCGGGAGCCGTTCCTGATCTCGTACCCGGCCGCGCTCCCGGCCGGCGTGGTCTGCGACGGCCCCGCCCAGATGTCCGACGTGGTCCCGACCGTCCTCGCTCTGGCCGGCCTGCCCGCCGCTTCGACCGTGGACGGCCAGGACGTCTCCGCGATGCTTCGCGGCGAGAGTGAAGCTCCGAGCCGCCCGTTGTACTGGTCCCACGCCGACCAGCTCGCGGTCCGCGAGGGCGACTGGAAGCTGGTCCTCAATCCCTGGCTCGACTTCGACCGCCAGCTGGACACCAAGGTCCACCTGGCGAACCTCGCCGAGGACCCGTCCGAAAGCGTCGACCTGACCGCGGCCGAGCCGGAGCTCGCGGACCGCCTGGCAACCGGCGTGCGGGAGTGGTACGCCGGACTCCGCGCCGGACCAGGGAGCGACTGA